Proteins co-encoded in one Parascardovia denticolens DSM 10105 = JCM 12538 genomic window:
- a CDS encoding PIN domain-containing protein: MTDLQKVAIVIDYQNVHMTARDVFMPNDPIHFALIDPVKYAKRLIQVKNDDIKFSRAEKGLTLPDCQLACIEVFRGIPVAEADPDGYRRNLKQKSTWEREACLNHLDLHITYRPLKYRSRMLNGESRIDTSYPPQEKGVDVLCALAVTRLARSGDYDCVILASRDTDLIPALDEAHQTQTKTRIEAAKWFSPTVAFTRGALHVDKSWKLWTTSMDEADFEASRDRTNYDYS; the protein is encoded by the coding sequence ATGACTGACCTGCAAAAAGTCGCGATAGTGATTGACTATCAAAACGTTCATATGACCGCTCGCGATGTTTTCATGCCCAATGACCCTATACATTTCGCCCTGATTGACCCTGTGAAGTATGCAAAGCGCCTTATCCAAGTCAAGAATGACGACATCAAGTTCTCACGTGCAGAGAAAGGACTCACCCTTCCCGATTGTCAGCTGGCATGCATTGAAGTATTCAGAGGAATTCCAGTCGCCGAAGCTGACCCGGACGGTTATCGCAGAAATCTGAAACAAAAATCGACTTGGGAAAGGGAAGCCTGCCTCAACCACCTTGATTTACATATTACCTATCGACCTCTGAAATACCGATCTCGAATGCTCAACGGGGAATCAAGAATCGATACTTCATATCCTCCCCAAGAAAAAGGAGTGGATGTATTGTGCGCGTTAGCCGTCACGCGCCTAGCCAGATCAGGAGACTATGATTGCGTCATTCTTGCCTCCCGAGATACCGATCTCATCCCTGCGCTTGACGAGGCCCATCAGACTCAGACGAAGACACGCATTGAAGCCGCGAAGTGGTTTTCGCCGACTGTGGCATTTACTCGTGGCGCCCTCCATGTAGATAAATCGTGGAAGCTATGGACGACATCCATGGATGAGGCCGACTTTGAGGCAAGTCGAGATCGGACCAATTACGATTACTCTTGA